In Helianthus annuus cultivar XRQ/B chromosome 8, HanXRQr2.0-SUNRISE, whole genome shotgun sequence, a single genomic region encodes these proteins:
- the LOC110871858 gene encoding zinc-finger homeodomain protein 11: MDLKHTTTTPLTAPDSPDTDTDTPLHSHQIQHFSSFPIQKNHHHHHHRLQPPPTVVAYKECLKNHAATIGSHALDGCGEFMPSLTCTPHEPTSLKCAACGCHRNFHRREPTNDVYTYTPHLLLPFNTTDHHTPMVATPGTPAAVKLETLHGRKRFRTKFTQIQKEKMYFFAEKVGWKMQRCDDKMVADFCNEIGIKRGVFKVWMHNNKNTFGKKEKETLSPSVADTLGGAIGTTAGAGNRSNDDIYNSDGVIMEECHEEDENVDGRDDDNSYRENGGGGCGRGVDIHASNIGSSSSC; this comes from the coding sequence ATGGACCTAaaacacaccaccaccaccccactaACCGCCCCCGATAGTCCTGATACTGATACCGATACCCCACTTCACTCCCACCAAATCCAACATTTTTCCTCCTTTCCCATCCAAAaaaaccaccaccatcaccaccaccgtctTCAACCACCGCCTACGGTGGTTGCATACAAAGAATGTCTCAAAAACCACGCCGCCACCATCGGCAGCCACGCCTTAGACGGCTGCGGTGAGTTCATGCCCTCACTAACATGCACCCCACATGAACCCACCTCACTAAAATGCGCCGCTTGCGGCTGCCACCGTAACTTCCACCGCCGTGAACCAACTAACGACGTGTATACTTACACACCACACTTGCTTCTACCCTTTAACACCACCGATCACCACACCCCGATGGTGGCCACCCCGGGAACACCGGCAGCGGTTAAGCTTGAAACCCTACATGGCCGAAAAAGATTCCGGACAAAGTTCACCCAAATTCAAAAAGAAAAAATGTATTTTTTCGCCGAAAAAGTCGGGTGGAAGATGCAACGATGTGATGATAAAATGGTGGCGGATTTTTGCAATGAGATTGGTATCAAGAGAGGAGTTTTTAAAGTTTGGATgcataataataaaaatacttttgggaagaaagagaaagagactCTTTCTCCTTCTGTTGCTGACACCCTCGGTGGTGCTATTGGTACCACCGCGGGTGCTGGTAACAGAAGCAACGACGATATTTATAATAGTGATGGAGTGATTATGGAAGAGTGTCATGAGGAGGATGAAAATGTTGATGGACGTGATGATGATAATAGTTATCGGGAAAACGGTGGCGGTGGTTGCGGCCGCGGTGTTGATATTCATGCTTCTAATATTGGGTCATCTTCTTCATGTTGA